The DNA region CACAGCACTGCTGACTGTGCTGAGACATTTCAGACTTGTCAGAGAATACTGCTTGGTGTGATCTTGAAAGACGAGCTGCTGACGCTTTCTCTCTCAACAGGTGCAGCCAGCGCCTGTAGGTTGGGCTCCTCCCAACATTTCCAAATGTTCCTTCTATTCATTTTGGTTGTCCTGTGTTATGTCTAGAGTGGCATAAATTACTTAAGATAGGGGTTACAACTAGAGATGTAGCAAACAGCTGTTCTGACACAACACTATGCCCAATGTTACACCAAAATCATCATCTTAGGAAACAAACTTGGGGAAGGATTTGTTTCTGTTAGCAACATTTGTATTCCTTGATTGCTTCACCAAGCAGACACTTGTATAACTTTTAGGGTGTGGAGCTTTCTTACTGATCCTTGGGTAAAACTGAGCCttgtatatgtatatttatgCACACAACATTTCCCAAAGCCTAAATGTGAGCCTGAAGTCACTAAGGCCAAATCATCAGCTGGTCTAAATTGGCAAAAAATgacattgactgcagtggagctatgctgatttacaccagcagaggacctGATCCACGAATGTGAGATATTGTTACAACAAAGTGTGAATTTTGTACTTTAATGATGCTTTAAAAATAACTAGGAAATAACTGTCCAGGTAAATATCAATAACATGTTAGGGACCCTAGCAATTGTCTAAAACAAAACACGAACGTTAATACAAGTTGCATCCTGGTGGGATACAATTCACACATTGCATTTCTAGTAGATTTTCTTACCCGTGTGAGTTCTGATGTGTCCTTGAAGTAACCAGGGTCTAGAGAAAGCCTTGCCACAGATCTTGCAGACACAAGGTAGTGTGTGGGTCCTGATGTGCATCTTAAGGGCTCCCAGGCTTACATACTCCTTGTCACAGTACTTGCAGCTGAATGATTTCCTAGACTGGGCATCACAGTGCAGTTGCTTATGTTTGGCCAGCCCAGAGAAAGTTGAATAGGTCTTGTTGCATAAACTGCACTGAAACTTTTCTGCTTCAATTGCATGGGGATCTGAAAGCTTTGACTGGATTCGTTCTTCTTCATCGCTAATGGGACTTTCTgagccactgtgatccttggacgaggtgtcagagggtggaggtggactGACTCTTCCCAAGGATGAGGGGTATCCAGAAAGAGGAGAGAGGTCATTGGGTAATGGGGATGGTAGCAGCCCAGTTGTAGTCCACACAGTAATTGGATTGTAAGCTACTGAGCTCAGGATCTCTGGCTGTGGTATGATAGGCATTGGATAGCTCTCATACAGGTATGGGGAAATGATcactggagaaaaagaaaaaagaaagtatTAGGAAAAGTGGAAAATTATTTGAAGGGCAGTAAAATGAATGCCTATAGGTTCAATAAGTGCAGAAGTCAAACACCATGAACATGATCCAATTATATATAAAGAGGATTAAATGAGTAAAAACTCTACACATACATACTgatgcacacatacatacatacacacagtgcACTTAAACAAGCATAATATGGTTTGCAGATCTATTCAAAGAAACATGCTGTTTCTAAATTCATGCAGTCTAACACATTCAGCAGCCAAACTTTCAAATTGATTTGTATAGGAGTTAGAAATTCCATTAATAACATGCACAGAACAGGAAAAATGTAAATACACATAAAATAATTGGGTTCAATTCAATGAGCAAACTTTTTAAAGTTGGCAGTGTTTGATTCTGACTGGCACTTACATGTTTCTCAAAAATCAATCATTTTAAGAAGCTAGAAAATGCTAGGAACAAACCAAATCTTGCCCTGAAATATGAAAACTAAAAGGTAAACCCCTTCACTGCCAAGGAATAAAAACAATGTCAGCTTTCATTCACAGTGACATACGTTTTAATCTTATTACCTGTATGAGTGTCCAGTTTACTGTAATTTGGCTTCTTGGATGAATTGAAATGCTTCTTGACCAGGAAAGATCGTGGCATTTTGAATGCAGAATTTCTCCTTCTTCCAGAATCTCCTTTCAGTTTAAAATAACGGTCCCCAGATTGTGTGCAGCACACAGAATCACTGCTAGCACATTGGTCCCTATAGTATTGTCTACTCAGCTCAATCCATGCAGTAAAATTGTGTAGTGGCAGTGCAGAGAGGCTCCTTGAAAAGTGCTGTAAATATCCACTAgtcaggtgcaggaggggagggcCAAGGTTTTCTTTTCATCCAATCACTTCTGAATTTGCTCAAGCACTTTTACAAACTCAGCCTGTTTTGCTGGGAGGGTTTTCTTTCTCTTTGCAAGAAGGATCCAATCCCTGCTACAAGTTAAGGATTTGGTTCAGGTTTCAGCTCCTCCCATTGGGACAGCTGTGAACAGAGGAAGAATCTGTTGTCAGAGTGAATTATTCTGGTGCAAAGTGGGTGCACATTGTTCTTTAGAATTTCTGTCTACAAAAATGTGTTAGTCAGAGTACTTTAAATAGGTGGTAATTTCACTGATTTAGCTgcattcttcctctttttttctctAACAGGGAGCTGGATAAGTCATATGAActaaaatgtctctttaaaacaAGTCTGGCTTCCAGATGTTTGATAAAAGAAATACAATGGAACAAACTGTTCATTAAGGGCAGAAGGGGGAAATATTACAAGATAACAACTCAGCCTGCAGTGCCGATGAGAGACTTTGGTTAGGAGGTGCCCGTTATGTTTGGAAACTGCACTTTGAAAAGTTTTAGTTGGGAAATTTTGTAGATTAACAAATACTTAACCCTCACCTTTTGAGAAATAGTTGATAGCAAGATACATTAGATGagacaaaagcagcagcagcaacaaatggAAAGGCAGTGTTTCACAGCAGGACTCTGGGTTTTGTAAAACCCGTGGACTCTGTTTCAGATTCTTACTACTAGGAATACTTTTTTAGTTTCAAAAATCTCTAAAACACAAAAACCTGCCATTTCCTGCCTTGTGGAGATTGAGTAATCATGTCACTCCTTTAACTGCTCTAGCgcagaatgaaatattttctgcCAAAGAAATATTCCTGATTAGCCAAGGGCATTGAAATATGTACAGATAATAAGCAATAGCAAAAATGATAATCAGGGTAATCTAAAACCTTATTAGACACATTTCGTTATGGGATTTTTATAGAAAACACAAGGATActgcaggcattatataaagGCATAATCTTTGTTGTGTATTTCATTCAAGATAAAAGTCTTTTGAATATGTCTTACTTTTTGTCAATTACCCGGATTGCTTTGGAAAAGCCATTCAGTTACAAGTATGCTTAAGATTTAAAACACATACATATGAAAACCTGGAAAAAGCCTAGAACTTCTAGACACCTGAAGATGTGACAAACCTTCCAAGCTGGATATTATACATATATTACAAACAGTACTTTGGGGGCTCTTTTGaataatttattatatatatgtatatgtattaaCAGGAGGAGGTGCAGAGGGAAGTTTTACTGAGACCACCCCAGCCTTTTTGCAACAGGTGTTGGAATGGagatatgggggaaaaaaatccctgtgGGTCTGTTAAGACTTGTAGGAGCAAAGTGCTTTGTCAAGCAGCGTGACTTCTTAATCTCGAAGATGCCAAAACAAGTGCAGAGAAAAAGTTCACTGTTtgcaaaaactgatttaaaagatTCAGCTGTTAATAGTGTCTAACTCCAGTGTGTATCAGCGAGAGCCATCACTTATATTTTCAAACTATAGGAAACACCTATGCTAAAACAGCTAAGCTaaagaaggaggaaggaagagtTGTAACAAAGGACAACAAGAAACGTTCAGGTTTCTCTAATACCTTCAAGTGTTTTTGCCTAAGTGCAGTTCAGAGCAGGATTTTGGGGGCTGGTTCATAGCTGGAGGGTAGGTGTAGACTGGAATCCTAGCTTTTTAGAGAGAATGCAATAAGTGCAATGACAAACAAGCACATTTCTTCCTTGACTCTAcagaaaatttgaaatttccaaCTAATTTTTAGCAACCATCCACACCACTGAAAAGCTCTAGGAAAATCTTTTCAGCTGTGGTCCGTTTAAGACATTTCCATAAACTTTGTTGAGCCTTGTATTTCAGGAGGATCTGGAATAGCTGATGTAAAGTAGTTTTATATACAATCGACCCTTTGTAGAAACTATGGTCTGGATCCTCACCTGTTGTGAATTGGTGTctctccactgaaatgaatggagccATGCTAATTTACACAGCTCAAAAGACGaccttatatatttttaaaaagcaaggggcctgattcaccactgagTTACTCCAATTTCCATTGGAGTTGCACCTTCATAATAATGAGGTAAAGCTGTATAAATTAATTGCAtttatataaattacaaaatCTTGACGTTAGCCCAGTGACTGGACTACTTGAATGACGTTGGGAATTGGGTGTAAGGCATGTTATTACATGGTTCTGAAAGGAAATTAACAGCAAGTAATATTTGATTGAGGTCTGCTGTCAAAAACTGGGAAAGTCTGAATGAGGACTGGGTGAATCAGAGTAAGCAGGTGTTCTGCATGTTTATGCGAAGATAGATGATAGTGCGCTTGCAGACATCCAGCACCAACGTGCTAGAAAGGAAGATTTGAGCTAAAGGAAATACAAAGATCGAGTACAAGTTCTAGCTATGACAGAAGATTTCCTTTCATTCTGGAAGTTGGTGACTCCAGTATTCTGGAGTGAGATAAGTGTTTCTGGCTGCTATTTCAATTGAGAGGCCAAACACTGCACCCATTTCTATAATTACTATCCTTTAATACTTCACCTTTAATGCCTCTCCTGCATAACGTTATCTGTTAGTTAAATATACTGTTactggtgctgtacaaaacaggCATATGACAAAAACCACCatagaattccagtgcctgaaaACTTTACAAATAAAGTGTTTagtccaagattttcaaaaatatgaaTCTGAAGGTAAGTTTCTACAACCATATTCAGGCATCTATATCAGGCTACTTATTTATGAATCCTAATTAAGACATAGGAGCCTACATTTTGAAAAGCTTGGCTTAAGTCCTTTCCTCTAATATGGACAAATGGGACAGAGATGCAGAGAATTTGCACTCTTTGGACACGGTATATGTATCCTGAGTCATTCAGTGATTCACACAGAAGTGTGACACTTTCTGAGAACCAGTGCAACTTCTCATACTTCCCTTTTTGGACATGGGCCAATGCCAGCACTAGTACATCAGAGGAATagtatggaaaaaaataaaaacaatccaccTGACAACTCCTCCAAAGAAACAGTTCATCCCTCCTCTAAGCATCAATTACTAGCAAGATCATGGATTGGAAAATAACAATTAACTGCATGAAATATAACAGTAGCAACAAACATAATCAGCTTTAAACCTTCAAAACAGTCATTCTGTGTTCAGTTAGCACCTGTAgagtaaaatatttttctctgatACCAGACCCAaagctgcaaagtgctgagcacctgacaGGCAGTGCTTAGCATCCTCAAATTCCACGTAAGTCAATATTGCAAGGTCCTAAGCCTTGATAGCCAAGAGGCATTCAGCAGCTCATAGGATAGGCCTGATGGTGTGTACCAACTGTACTACATTAGACTTAATCATGCAGGTGCTCACTTCATCCCAGAAGGGGATAAAAGCAAAAGTATCTGGTAAATGACTGTTTTGACTGGAATGTAGCTCTTCTATTTTGCAAGTTTTTTCAAACTTCTAGGAACATTCTGTAGCTCTAATATGAAATATTTATGGTGTTGTAACGCTGATGAGTCCCCTGTTACCTGAAAATAGGATCAGTTTTCAAAAGCCAGTTGAGCTGCAGAACATATCCATCAAGTGCTGTACTTAATCTGTGCTTTCATGTTTCTCCTATAGCACCAGCATTTATATTCTGGGAAAGAAGAACAGTGACGTGGATGTTGGAAGCAATAAAAATTGGCCCATTATTGAAATAAGTGTGAGCTGCAAATCCAAACTGCCCCTGTGTTTTGGGCAGTTCAGATTTATGgttccagctgaggcctattACAGAGATAGTGGCTGAGCTACAAATCTCAGATCAGAGTCACAAATTTTGAAAAGTTAAAGGGGCTTTGAATCTAGGGTACTGGGTGGAGCCCATCTCTAGTATTCAGAGCTATAGATAGTGATTGCTTAGAAAAGACTTGCCTTTATTAACAAGATACAATATTTGTTAGTTATTTCGTTATTCAGTTTGTATCAGATAGCTTCAATAAGGCTAACTTCTGCACTTTCATTTATACCTGTgtgacttcactgacttcagaggatgtaatttagagcagaatttagcccataatGAATGAAACTTGCCATTCAGTTTTCCTCCAGAGTTGTTTCTACACAGGGGTATTTTTAacaatgggctaaattctgctctcatgtcCATCTGTGTAAATCAATATAATTCCATCAGCTGTTGccgagttactccagatttacaaatGCATAGCTGAAATTTGATTCTAGCCCAATGCATTCTAAATCTGTGTATATCTATAGCACCTATGTGACAAGTATTCATTAAACAGAAGTGTTCTATGTCAGAGTGAAATAATTTACTATGAAAAGCAATGCTTTCTGCATCATATTGACTTTTACTAATCTTCCAGTAT from Gopherus evgoodei ecotype Sinaloan lineage chromosome 2, rGopEvg1_v1.p, whole genome shotgun sequence includes:
- the SNAI2 gene encoding zinc finger protein SNAI2 produces the protein MPRSFLVKKHFNSSKKPNYSKLDTHTVIISPYLYESYPMPIIPQPEILSSVAYNPITVWTTTGLLPSPLPNDLSPLSGYPSSLGRVSPPPPSDTSSKDHSGSESPISDEEERIQSKLSDPHAIEAEKFQCSLCNKTYSTFSGLAKHKQLHCDAQSRKSFSCKYCDKEYVSLGALKMHIRTHTLPCVCKICGKAFSRPWLLQGHIRTHTGEKPFSCPHCNRAFADRSNLRAHLQTHSDVKKYQCKNCSKTFSRMSLLHKHEESGCCVAH